Genomic DNA from Desulfonatronum thioautotrophicum:
AGAGATTGCCGGGCACCCGGAAATCCGCGCCGCATTCACCGAATCAAAACGCCTGCGGAGCTCGCCCCGTTCCGGCACTCGACGCAAAGCCCTGCGCACTCGCGGAGAAACCTTCAAAGGCACTTTGGCCCGATTGGCCTCGGAACTCCCCGACATTCGTCGCGCCCTGGAACACGCCGAACAGCTCTTTGCCCCGCAGAACCCGGATGGCCATGGTCTGGAACGTTTGCACAAGCTCCTGGAACGTCAACATTACCGCCCGGCATTTTGGCGGGTGGCCGGCCACGAAATCAACTACCGCCGATTTTTTCAGATCAACGATCTGGCCGGACTCCGGGTGGAAGAACCCGAAGTTTTCGCCGCGGCCCACGGTCTGATCCGGGAACTGGTGGCCGCCGGTCAGGTGCATGGGTTGCGCATCGACCATATCGACGGCCTCTATGACCCGGCGGGCTATCTGGATCGGCTGCAGAAACTGGTCAAGCCCCACGCCGAAACACTGGGCTTTCCTCCCGGCCGCTTTCCGGTCTATGTGGAAAAAATTCTGGAAGAACACGAAACCCTGCGGGGGCATTGGCCGGTCCACGGAACCACGGGATACGACGCCCTGAGTGAAATCAATGCCGTCCTGGTGGACAGCGATGGACTGACGACACTGCGCTCACTTTTCGAAAGCCGAGAGGGGCCGGAAAGCGCCGATGCCCACGCCGAAGGGGTGCGGGCCAAACGGCAGATCATGGACCAGGAGCTGGCCTCGGAATTGGAAGTCCTGGCCACGGAAACCACTCGGCTGCTCAAGCGCGATCCCGCGACCCGGGACTTCTCCCGGGGGGAAATCCGCCAGGCCTTGCGGGAGATCGTCTCCCGGTTTCCGGTCTATCGGACCTATGTTGGTCCCAAGGGACCTTTTGCCGAGGACATTCGAGACCTGGACTGGGCTTTGGGACTGGCCCGGCGAGCTCGCGCCGTAAGCCATCCCCGGCTCTTCGATGTCCTGGAATCCCTGCTCAAGGCTACCTGGCAAAAACGCGCCGATGGCCGCCCCCGGGCCGATGTCCTGCGTCTGGCCCGGAAATTCCAGCAGTTTACCGGACCGGCCATGGCCAAGGGCATGGAAGACACCACCTTCTATCGGGTGCTGCCCCTGGTGGCCATGAACGAGGTGGGGATGGGGCCGAACCGGAGAGTCAGCACCAAAGGTGATTTTCATCAACAAATGCAGCGCCGGGCCGCGAATTGGTCCAAGGCCATGGTTTCCACCGCCACCCACGACACCAAGCGCAGCGAGGACGTCCGGACGCGAATCGCGGTCCTCTCGGAACTGCCACGGGCCTGGGCCGAGCGGGTGGAACGCTGGCAGACGCTGAACCGCCGGGCCCGCCGCGAGTCGCCCAGCGGAGTCCTGCCCTCCAGCCGGGATGAGTATCTGTTTTATCAATCCTTGGTGGGAGTCTGGCCGCTGACCGGACTTGGTCCGGATCTGCCCAGCCAAGCCCTGCTCCACGCCCTGGGCGAGCGACTGCGGGACTACATGATCAAATCCGCCAGGGAGGCCAAAATCAGTACGTCTTGGCTCAACCCGGACGACGATTACGAGCAGGCGCTGATCGACTTTACGACGCAGGTCCTGGACCCCACGCCGGTGGCAACACCGTTTTTGCGCGATGTCCAGGAATTCGTCACGCAAGTGGCCACTCCAGGCGTCTGCAATGCCGTAACGCAGATGATCCTGCGGCTGACCATGCCCGGGGTTCCGGACAATTATCAAGGCACGGAACTCTGGGATGATTCATTGGTGGACCCGGACAATCGCCGCCCAGTGGACTTCACGCAGCGCTGGAACTGGCTCCGTGAATTTCAAAGCCAGGCGACTGACGACCACCGGGGGGATTTCGTCGCATCCCTGATGCAAACCTGGTACGACGGCCGTATCAAACACTACACGCAGTGGCGTTTGCTGACCTTGCGCCGGACCCATCCGGAGCTGTTTCTGCGCGGCAGTTATATTCCCCTGGAAATTTCCGGCACCAGGGCGAACAATATACTGGCCTTTGCCCGAGTCCTTGGACGCCAGGCGGTCATTGTCGCCCTGCCCCGCCATTGCGCCGAATTATGTGCACAAAACGGCGGCTTTCCTCTTGCGGAGACGTGGTCGGCCACGACCATCACCCTGAGCGCGGCCTTGCCCAAACCCAACAGAGCCGGCCGCTGGCGTGACCGATTCACAGACCGCCCTCTCTCTTTTGCCGACGGCATACTCAACGCAACCGAGTTGTTCGCCGAACTGCCATGGGCTGTGGCCATCCTTGAACTGGAGAATGCACGGCCACGAATCAGGTGAGGTCGCTCAAAAATCAAGAGCCAAGGCATGCCTTGGCTCTTGGGGCATCTGCCACGGCAATGCCGCGCAACGGAAACCGTTTGGCGTTTCTCCCTGGTGGTCCGTGGGACAAGAAACGATGATCGCAGGGTGTTGGATCAAAAACTGATCCCGATCTCCACAAACGGTCCGCTGATATCCACGTCCGCCTTGAGTCCCTGTTCGTCTATGGAGATGGAGTCGTAGCGATAGCCTCCGGTGAGAAAGAGATGGTCAAGAGGATCAAAGCGTACCCGGCCAATCAGGCTGTAGAAATGGTTCCCGGCATAGGTAACCCCGCGGGCCTCGGCCTCCAGGGCGAAAAAATCCAGCGGCCGCAATGTGGCTCCAGCGTACAACGTGGGTACGGGCAGAAACAGGCTCTCCGACTCGGACAAGCCGGTCTGCTCCTGACGGACTTCAACATCCACGTCCATCAACCGCAGATTCAGCCCCAGGTCCACGTTGAACATGCCCATGGTCGCCATCTTCAGTCCTGGAATTCCGTAAAACAGGCTCACATCATACTGATTCAGTCGAAGCTTGCCGTCGATGGGCGCATCCCCTGAAAAGGTCTGGTCCCCGAATCGGAAGCTGCCGGTGGCTGTGCCTTTGCCGGAAAAGGTCGTGGGCGTGGCCATGAAGCCAATGTTCGGCAAAAACAGCGGTGTTTCCAGGCGGGCACGGAAGATCAGCCCGGTTTCGTCATCCAGTCCCATCCGACTCTCCAGGTCGAGTCGATCGTCACCTGTCTGGGCTTTGTAGGATACGTCACCACTGGGAGACTGCTGCCAGACACCCACAGCAGCCTCGAATCCGGTCGCACCAACCCAACCCGGCATGGCCAACAGCATGCATGCCGCCAAGGCGACCCAAAATCTGCTCATGTTCCTTCTCCATTCATCTGGCTGACCAGTTTCTCCAACGTTATACACACAATACCCATGTTGCGCATGTCCTCAACATTGTTCGCCGCAATCCTCTCGGTTTGGGCGGAGCAGGCATCCATGACTACGATGACCCGGTAGTCCCGAGCCATGGCGTCCACGGCTGTGGCCCGGATACAGTTGGGATATTGGGTTCCGGCCAGGATCACCGTTTCGACATGGAGGCGGCGCAACACCAAATCCAGTTCCGTCCCCAAAAATGCGCTGAACCGTTGCTTGGTCAGGACAATTTCCCCTGCTCGCGGCATCAGCTCAGCCACGATCCGTGCTCCGGCAGAACCGGCAACACAGATTCCCCGGCCATCCCGAAACAGCTCTCGGCGGGTATACTCCACATCGCTGCCGTCAGCCCGGTGTTCACGCACTATGTGAATCACCGGCCAGGAATGGCTCCGGGCATGCTCACGCAATAAGGCGATAATCGGTATCGTCGCCCTGGCCCCCTCCACCGTAGCTGCAGCCTCGGGCAAAACGAAATCGTTCTGCATGTCTACGATCAGCAAGGCGGTATTGGCGGGCATGAGCATGACCCCTACCTAGATTTCGTAATCCACCACGCCCCGATCCACCACGACCTTTTTCACGAACTCCACGCAACGCTGGTGCTCCGGGTGCTGTTGATAACCTTGCAGGGCATCTCGCGACTCCAGTTCCGAATAGAGGACCACCTGCCATGCCGGAGAGGCCTGAAAAATATCCAGCCCGACTTCCAGGTGCTTGAGCCCGGGTATTTTTCCATTCAGACCTTCCAACATTTGCTTGATTTTTTTGGCATTCTCCGCAGCAGTGACTCCCTCGGCCTCATCCTTCAACGTCCACATCACGATGTGCTTGATCATTGTGTTTTCCTCTCCTATTCGCAGTAGTCGATTCATTCATTACAGACAGCAGGTCGAATCTGTCGAAAAAAATCCTCTTTCAGATGGGGATGGTTCATAACGCCGAATAATAATTATGTTTACTTTTTTTTCGGATACCCGGTTTGACCGTGACGGATGACATTGTGCCGTAGGGGCGCACACACAGGTACGCCCCTACAGTGGGACAACCACCCCCCATACACGGATTTGTCAACCAATCCTGAACCATCCCTTCAGTTGTTACGACATTCCCAGGTCATGTCCAGGGCGATCCGAGAGGTAACCCTTTTTGAAAAATAAAAAAAGCCTGGGCTGTCCACTTCAGCCCAGGCTTTGTATCGTTGCTTATGCCGAGGTAAGTTCTTTCGACCTTTTCTTCTCTGTCGCTCCGTCGTATCCCTATTTTTGGACTATTTGCTGCAAATCAATCACACGGACCTCATCGGCCCCGACAATGCTCAGATATGCCAGGGGATCATGTATGCACATCGCCAGGCAGATTCCTTCAAGATCCGCTCTCCCAATCTGCACGACCTGCTCCGGATTGCTGATATCGAAAACCATGAACCCCCGGTCCAGACTGGCCACATAGGCACGATTCCCGGCGACAACGGCTACAGGAGAACCGCCAATATCTATGGTTGCGCTGATTTGCGGTTCCTTGGGAGACTCAATGTCAATAAGATGCATCTTCCGTTCAGACGTATTCATGAACAACCGCGACTCAGATATCCCAAGCCCCCGCGGGCGTCCCGGGATGTCCATCACGGCCACTTGCACAGGCTGCTCAGGCTGCCGCAAATCGATGATATGCAACCCCCCGTTAAAATTGGCCACATAGGCATGGTCGGCAACAACGGCTATGCCCTGAATTTTTTCCGGCGTATCAAGCGACGCGACCTTACGAGGCTTTTCCGGGTTGGAAATGTCAAATACCCGCAACCCCTCCCCGGAAATTGAAGCAAGCGCATATTTTCCAAAAACATTGAATGATTGGATCCCACCGCCATATGTGTGATATTTTCCAACTGCAACGCAACGCTCAGGATTCCTGACATCGACAATCAAGAGCCCTTCCTTGTCGTCCACCACGTAGGCAAAACCTTCTGAAAAATCCATGTCAATGATGCATCCCTTTGTTTGGAGACATCCCAGCACTTCAGGGTTACGAGGGTCGTTCATATTGACGATGGTCAACCCCTGGTCGGTATTGGAGAGAAAGGCATTGCTTCCCTCAATGCGGACACAGGCCCGTCCGAAAACCCCGGCACATTGAGCATGACCAGTAATGGGAACCACCCATTCCAATGTACACCAAGCCAACAAAGCCACTGCCGCGAAGATCAGTTTGCGCATTCTCATGAACTTTGCCTCCCCTTTGAAGCTGATGTGGAAAAACCTCGACAGAAATGATTTTGATCTGTCGATTGCTACAATGTATGCCTTGTTCGATATCGAAGCTTCTCCAAGATTTAGCCGGATAGGCTCAATGCATAGATTTCATTTTTTCAAATAAAATCAACAATATTGCAAGTAGTGCTTGTTTAATACTATAAAGACAATCCCTTTGTATGCTCCAATTCATTTTTTGCAGCAGAAGACAAGTACATCAAGCCCAACGATGTTCTTGCCATAATAGCTGAATAATCATTTTTTACGTTATAGTCACTTACCGAAATATCCGCATATTGTGCATATTGATCATTGCAAAAATTACATCCTGGTAAATTCTTATCTTCTAAATTATCGTGATTACAAAAAACTCCTATTTTTAGTTCAAAAAATTCAGATGGCATGACACCAAAATACTCCATTTTTCGTAATGAATTGATTTGACATCCTCTACCAACAAAGCAAAATTTATCTGAAACATGGAGATTATTCACATTTACATCATCATTGTAAGCATCATCAGAGAGTTTAGAGTTTTTTGTATACAACAAAGATCCTAAACCTGGATTCATTAAGATTGATGAATTTTCCAAAATTTCCTTTCTATTCCTGACCATCAGCGGCATTTGGTTCCTTTCTGGTGCCATTCCGGGGACAAAAACACCAATAACAGATCCCATGTCCAACATATGAATGAGCAGTGCCGTCAATGCTCCCCCATTGGTTCCATTTTGTCGTAAGTGTTCATCCCGAGCTCGGAACAATCCGACACCCAAGACCCGACCACTTGGCTCCTCCCAGGAAAGCATCTCTTTGATGTGTCCGTCACAATCATCATTAGCCGAACAAATTTGATAGCATAAACCACATTGCGTGCAACACGACCTATCGGTAATCCGAGGATAGCCGTCTTCAGCCATTGCAAGTGCATTGTTATTCATTGCACTGCAGTACGTCACGCAACCACCACAACGTCTACAAAACCCTTGATTTTGAGATTCACTGAAAAATTCTCTATAGTCGATTTCATGAAACCCGAAACTTTTTCCTGGAAAAGCATTGGGAACAGGCTTCCCCTTCTGCCCTGTTCCACCGTTCCCACTCCGTGAATGCCCCTGATATCGTCCATGAGTATCCACTCCCTGGCGGCTCGACCACAAAATCCCATTCCTTCCACCTACCATCCTCTCCTGTCCCGTAATCCCAACCTGCTTCTGAGTTTTCATGACTATCTCCTTGGTTTGAGCGTTTTCTTCCAGATTTGTTCTCAACTTATCAATGATTGCGTATCCACAAGGTAACCGTTTGGGATACTCAAGACACAAATCTGGAAAAACCAAGGTTTGTTAAAAGTCCTTGAAATCAAGAAGCTTCTCGAGCTTGTCTGGCCAGTGACAACAAAGTCGTGCCAGGAAGTGTGTCGAATTCCTCCTTCAAGCGAAATCGCGCATGACGAAAGATACGCAGTGCATCTGATGGATATCCGAGATTTACATACGACTGCATAAGCAAGGCATAAACCTGCTCACTTATCATTGGCCAATCCTGAATTCGAAGAAGGTACTCCAGGGATGTCTTGACATCTCCGAAGTGGAGACAGTGGTTCGCCAGGAAAATAACCCCTTGGACATAGTCTTTACGAAGTTGTTGCCGATATTCATTAATCCAGACCTCATCCAGGTTGCCGGGGATGAAATCACCAGTATAGCCATCAAGTGCTTTGGTTAATTCTTCCGTCCTGCATTCTTTGCACATGGCAGCATGCAGTCTCTCCCGAAATGCAAGGCAATCCACAAAACAAAGAGACCTGACCATGGAAACACAGCCATCACTGACGAACAACCAGTTCAAGTAACTACCGTAAACCTCATTTACAGCCCTGCGCAATCTTGAAAGAGCCATTTTGAGGTTGTTTGCTGCAAGATCACCGTCTTTATCCGGCCAAAGCAAGTCCATGAGAATGTGCTTAGAAACTTTTGTACCTCCATGAACTATCAAGCTTTGCAGAAGTCGTTTTGTTCTCACACCACGCCAATACCGGTCAAACATAAGCCGTTTTCCGACAGTAATTTCAAATTTTCCCAAGGTGTATACTCTGATGATGACATCATTGGAATCAAGCCAACTGGCAATCTCTTTCTGGCTCTGTTCCAACCGTTTTCGCAAATTCTTTACAAACCCTGGAGGCCTGTGAAGTACTCGTAAACTCTCTCCTTCTGGAGAAAATTTTAATCCTAAAGTGTATGTTTCCTCAGCCTGTGCAAACATTCCTCTCCATAACTGCAAGCTAGACATTTCCATCAAACCGCATGCGGCCAAATAGTAGAAATTCGTCCTCGTCCAATAGTCAATCCAGTGATGAAGAAATGCTTCAGCATCATCAACCTGCCCCAAATCAACCATTGCCTGGGCAACAAGCAGGGCATTCTGTCCCATTGGAATAGGAGCAGCACAGAGACTACCTTGTTCGATTCCCTCCTTTCCATTCAGCAATGCATCTTGAGTATTTTTAGATAATAAAGCAGAAACAGCGAGCCAGTAATGTGCCCATGCCAAAACGTAATGACTCTCAAAAGATCCAAGCTGATACTGAATTTCCTCAGTAAGCTTTAATACCTCCTCTCTCTTGCCGAGTTCAAAGACCGTCATCAGCAACATTCCTTTTATCTCAAGCTGTTCAAAATGTTGCATATTTTTGCACATTGGATCATCCAGAATATCTTGAAAAATTGTTTCTGCTTCAAGATATCGTCCATCAAAGTAACAGAAAAAACCTATAAAAAATTTCATATTTAAAAAAACAACTGATGAATTCTGGCATTTTTCACTGTAAGCAATAAATTCATGAATAATTTTTTTTACTATTCCAAAATTACCAGAATTTTTCATAATATGACCATAAGTCGACTTTGATAGGCACAATAGGTTTAATATGGATGATTTTTTTGCATTTTTTTCTCCATGATATACAAATTTTAATGCACTTTTAAAATCATTTTTTATAATTAGATAAATCAATGCCTTCTGAATCCATAAATTTGAAGATACAATATCAGAAAAATTTTTAATTTTGAGTATTTTATCAATTTGCTTATCACACTCTATGAGATTGGAAAGTGGAATTTTATTCAGAGCAAGCATCATAGAAATATTGACTGAAGCGGCCGAATAATAACAATCTTTACTATCGTAAAATATTTTAAAATAATTATTAATTTTATCTATAGTCATATTATTCTTTGTTATATCGACAAAAAAAAGAAATCGAGATGTACAATCCACACCAATATCAAACTGAAGTAATGGCATGACGTGTTTTTTTAATTTTTCTATATCATATTCTAATATCCAAATAGCTCCTTTATCTTCCAATAGTTTAACATAATAATCCCAACGACCGTGCAGAAAGCAGGCTCGAAAAGGACTTGTCAGACTTTTGATTGAAAATGTACCCATGCAAGAAATTTTTGAAATGGATTTCATTGTAAAAAAATATAAATATATAATAAATATGCATATTATATTTTTTAACATCTTATGTATAAAAATAATATTATAAATATTTTTATACTATCATATTACAACTAATGAAAGATAAATTGTGAAATTCTGCTAAGTACAGGACAAAACTTTAATGATAATAGTAATGATTCATGTTATACCGTCGTATAATTTTAAATATTGTTAAGTAAATTATTTATAAATCACTCTGTCTCTATACAGTGCTTATCACGCTTTATACTTCTATAACGTTAAATATCGATATTTTTCTGCATTGATGTTATTTTGCAATAAAATTTATTTTTTATTCGCAAAAATGATTTATAGATACATTTAATGACAAGCATGGCGCACCCTGTGTTTATCAGGCTAAGCCATTTTTTATATTTCTGTTTTATTTTACAACTTTGTGTTGTATAGCAATCACAAAAAAAGGAGATTGCTATGTACAACACTAAGCCTCTTGAAAAAATACTAAAAAATGAATTTGGTTTTCATCTTGCGAGGATAAAGCTTATTGCTCTGTTTCTGTGCGTAATTTATATCGCAAGATCTACAAATTTATCAAAAATTGCATCAATGATGCCTAGCAATACAAAAATTGATTCAAGATATAAAAAATGTCAAAGATTTTTTGCAGATTTTGAATTAGATGAAATCAATATATCAAAATTTTTAATGAAATTATACCCAGGAAATAAAAGTAAAATATGCCTTGCAATGGACAGGACAAATTGGAAATTTGGAAAATCCAACATCAATATTTTATCCTTATGTATAACTCATGAAGGCATCGCTTTTCCAATTCTTTGGTCTATGCTTGATAACAATGGCGGCTCATCAAATACAAAACAAAGAATCCAATTAATTGAAAAGTTTGTTTCAATATTTGGAGCAGACAGAATAGAATCTATCATTTGCGACAGAGAGTTTATTGGAGAAGATTGGATTGATTACTTGAAAAATAAATTGAAAGTAAATTTTTGTATACGTATAAAAGACATCGAATATATTAGCAAAAAACAATACGGAAAGTCCCATGCAAAAAATTTCTTTAAAAATCTACGCAGAGGCGAAACGAAAACTATCAAAAACAGAAGAATTATATGGGGACATAAACTCTATATAGCTGGAGCTAAATCTGAAAAAGGCGAACTCATTGTTATAATAACTGATAAAAATGAAGATAAAGCTATAGCAAAATATCTAAAAAGGTGGGAAATAGAAACTTTTTTTAAATGTATAAAGTCAAGCGGCTTCAACATGGAAGACACCCACCTTCATGATACAAAGAAAATTTGTAAAATGTACGGATTATTGGCAATAGCTTTTTGCTGGGCGTACCTTTCAGGTGAATTGGAGTGCAGGCACAACCCAATTAGGATCAAAAAACATGGCAGAAAAGCTAAAAGCGTTTTTCGTGTTGGGTTGGATATAATCACCGGTCGCATCAAGGACTCGCTGGTAAAAGTGAAAGAATTTCTAGCAATTACAAAACTTTTGTCCTGTACTTAGGAAATTCTACTTTTGTCCTGTACTTAGGAAATTCTGGTATTTTTAGCAACAAATTGCTATATTTACTGGCTATTCATTGCTTGAAAATTGAGGCAAATCGATGAAAATCCATAGCATAGCATAGCATAGATTTACCTGGATGATAGCTGATGGAAAAGTCTACTATCATCTTGAAAGAGACGAGGTCACAAATCGATCACAAATTGATCACGATCAGATCACAGGTATGGGGCGGGTGGGACACGGAAGGGAAAAAAACTATTGCGAGGAAGGTCAGCAGGCGGTGTAATTTTTACAAAATTCACAACTACGGTGACCTCGGCAGAGGGTATTTCGATGGGTTGTGCACACCAGCCAGGCCGAGTTCCTTACCCAGATTCTCGAAAACAGGAGATACTTCCATATTGAATTCTGCTTTCAACCGCTCCTGAAAGCGGGAAAAGGCCGCTCTGGCTTCAAGGGGTCGGCCCAAGCGTTGTGCGCATCGGATGAGTCGGAGACAGATGTCTTCTTGGAGATCGTCCACATCCATGGCTTGCAAATAACAACGCCTGGCGGAAGTCCAGTCTTCAAGCTGCTCCAATGCATCGCCAAGGTTGGTTACCAATTCATAAAACTTGCTGCGCAACCGTTCTCGGGTGGAAATCGTCCAGGAAAAATTCAAATCCGTAGGCAGGAAATGCCCTCGATACAGGTCCATGGCTTGTTTAGCCAACAAATAAAATCGTGCAGTATCTTCGTCGGTGCCTTGTCCATCGCGTGGCTGACAAGAAGACTCCTGCATCTTCCTGATTTGCTCGCAAGCTTGCTTGAATGACCAGGCATCCACCCAGCAGACACAGGAATTCAGACTGATTTGTGCGTTGCTGACGACAATCGTCTCTGAGCAGCCGAGCAATCGTCGCAATCGGGAAAGGGTTGTGGTCAGGGCACTGTGGGCTCTGTCACCATCTGAATCGGGCCAAAGCAGATCGCACACCTCTCCCTCGCTTGAGCCCCTTTCACCAACGGCCACCAACACTTTCAACAGTTCCAGGGGGCGTTGCTGTGCCTTCCTGGCAAAGTGAATCAGCGTGGCCTCCTGATAGATTTCAAAGTGGCCCAATGTGAAGATTCGAATCAGCCAGGGCCAATGGGGAACCTCCAATGGGGAAAGGTCAAGCGCCAAATTTCTGTAGCGAATCAGATGTCGGGCATATGCCGTTTCAAGGGTGTTTTGTAAGGCCACGGCACAGAGACGGGCCATCATTTTTGGTCGCCACTGCCAAAACATGTTCACATACCCTTCCCTGCGCCCCAAGGCGAAGCCCTTTCGCAGAAAATGCAAACCCTGAGCTGTTTGACCTTGGTCGATGGCAAAGTATGCAGCGTATAGGAGCCACATGAACTCTTGCATCTTACTTCCTGAACCGGCAATAAACTCATCCACACTGTCCATGAGCTGCGCGCATTCCTCATATTCTTCCGTTTCATGACAGGCCTGAGCTAAAACCATGGCAAAGTAGGGAAAGGCAAAGGCGGCACCTGTCTCTTTCGCGATTCGCAGTGCCTTGGCGGCATCCAGTGCCGCTGGAAGGGGAGAGCCACAAAACAGATGAAACACGGCGGCTGTATAGTGGTAATGACCGCGGGCAAATCGCCTGGTTCGCGGCACGATATGTTCCATCTCTTTGAGATAGTATTCCGCGACGGACACGTTGCCCATGGTCAGTGCGGCAAAGACTCCCTGACCGAACAGCATGAAATTCCAGGCAGTCACGTTGTTCTGACGGGCCAAGCGCAGCCCTTTTTCCACTGCTTTCAGGGCGAGATCCCCCCGAGCGAAACACAGGCTTTGCACCAGTGCCTCAAGGCACTGTCCATTCAGCACATGGACTGTCGGCATATCCGCTACGGCAATTGCCTCATGTATTCTTTCGGCAATGACGCGAAGCCGGACCAGGTCGCCCATCCACATGGCATGGTAGGCGGCGTGAAATACCGCGTGGAGATGGACGTATCCTGGTTGGATACGAAACCTTTGCTGCAGTGCCAATTCCAGCCAATGCTGAATGTCTTCGGAGCGATTCGGCCGTTGATAGACCAGTGCCCCTACCATGCAGGAAGCCACCCTGGCGCCCAGTTCCGTGGAAGGAATCTGCACGCCTTCAGCAAGCAAGCCTTCCAGGGCGACAATCCATTGCTCCAGGGAGATAAAATCGTTCCAGTCATAGATGAAGGTATCCACGATCCCGCACCATACAGTCAGCATCCCATCATCATTCGATGCAACCCGAAACTTCTCGAAGGCCATTTGCAACAGCTCGCGACTGCGGGCAGGGTCCTTGAACTGAAAGCACACGCCTAACCAGTACAAAAGCCATGGTGTACGCTCCAAGGCATCGGAGGAGAGACTGGAAATCCATGCCTCCAATGTCTGGAACCGGCCCTGTGCAGTCAATGCTTCAGCATGCTCAAGGAGAAGACGTTCCAGTTCAGACTCGGCTTTTGCAGCCGTCAGCAAGTCCACGGCATCTTCAAGACGTCCCGCGGATTCCAAAATTTTTGCTGCCTGGCAGCGTAACAGGTTCACTTTTTCAGCGGAGTATTCTTTTTCTGCGATGGAAAGTAGAAAAAGGGCAAACAGGGGATGGTATTCGTACTCTGGGTCCGCGACAGAGCGGCGCAAGGTGAAGTGGTTGTTACGAAAGAGTCGCAGTAGGATGTTTTTCGCCTGATCTGAACCGGACATTGCTCGGGCCATGTCAACGGTCATCTTTCGCAGGAATGCTGTTTTGATCAGAAAGTCACGGATATCAGGGCGGACTATCCGGAACAACTCATGATCCAGATAGTCAAAAACACGTTGTTTCGGAATCCACGGGGAAGTCCCGACGATTGCCCCTCCGCGACGCAGGGTCTCCCCGAGGAGCACCAAACCGGCTGCCCATCCTTG
This window encodes:
- a CDS encoding IS4 family transposase; translation: MYNTKPLEKILKNEFGFHLARIKLIALFLCVIYIARSTNLSKIASMMPSNTKIDSRYKKCQRFFADFELDEINISKFLMKLYPGNKSKICLAMDRTNWKFGKSNINILSLCITHEGIAFPILWSMLDNNGGSSNTKQRIQLIEKFVSIFGADRIESIICDREFIGEDWIDYLKNKLKVNFCIRIKDIEYISKKQYGKSHAKNFFKNLRRGETKTIKNRRIIWGHKLYIAGAKSEKGELIVIITDKNEDKAIAKYLKRWEIETFFKCIKSSGFNMEDTHLHDTKKICKMYGLLAIAFCWAYLSGELECRHNPIRIKKHGRKAKSVFRVGLDIITGRIKDSLVKVKEFLAITKLLSCT
- a CDS encoding AfsR/SARP family transcriptional regulator, with product MGTFSIKSLTSPFRACFLHGRWDYYVKLLEDKGAIWILEYDIEKLKKHVMPLLQFDIGVDCTSRFLFFVDITKNNMTIDKINNYFKIFYDSKDCYYSAASVNISMMLALNKIPLSNLIECDKQIDKILKIKNFSDIVSSNLWIQKALIYLIIKNDFKSALKFVYHGEKNAKKSSILNLLCLSKSTYGHIMKNSGNFGIVKKIIHEFIAYSEKCQNSSVVFLNMKFFIGFFCYFDGRYLEAETIFQDILDDPMCKNMQHFEQLEIKGMLLMTVFELGKREEVLKLTEEIQYQLGSFESHYVLAWAHYWLAVSALLSKNTQDALLNGKEGIEQGSLCAAPIPMGQNALLVAQAMVDLGQVDDAEAFLHHWIDYWTRTNFYYLAACGLMEMSSLQLWRGMFAQAEETYTLGLKFSPEGESLRVLHRPPGFVKNLRKRLEQSQKEIASWLDSNDVIIRVYTLGKFEITVGKRLMFDRYWRGVRTKRLLQSLIVHGGTKVSKHILMDLLWPDKDGDLAANNLKMALSRLRRAVNEVYGSYLNWLFVSDGCVSMVRSLCFVDCLAFRERLHAAMCKECRTEELTKALDGYTGDFIPGNLDEVWINEYRQQLRKDYVQGVIFLANHCLHFGDVKTSLEYLLRIQDWPMISEQVYALLMQSYVNLGYPSDALRIFRHARFRLKEEFDTLPGTTLLSLARQAREAS
- a CDS encoding BTAD domain-containing putative transcriptional regulator → MAQSLLAKFTPPEIGALVVRERLVDCLDSAVARPITWISAPPGSGKTVLVASYVVVSARPCIWYQLDDSDTDPVVFFTRLVQAATAVLGEKKDKLPTLHPLRQNDLLVFTDIFFQRLASLLPNNCLIVFDNCNFGDSETHPEVYQRIFEAFAALPAGCNTLITSRLNAPRHSARMLVERRVNFLGWDDLRFTLPECKQLLGNTSFSNAVFELLLQQTQGWAAGLVLLGETLRRGGAIVGTSPWIPKQRVFDYLDHELFRIVRPDIRDFLIKTAFLRKMTVDMARAMSGSDQAKNILLRLFRNNHFTLRRSVADPEYEYHPLFALFLLSIAEKEYSAEKVNLLRCQAAKILESAGRLEDAVDLLTAAKAESELERLLLEHAEALTAQGRFQTLEAWISSLSSDALERTPWLLYWLGVCFQFKDPARSRELLQMAFEKFRVASNDDGMLTVWCGIVDTFIYDWNDFISLEQWIVALEGLLAEGVQIPSTELGARVASCMVGALVYQRPNRSEDIQHWLELALQQRFRIQPGYVHLHAVFHAAYHAMWMGDLVRLRVIAERIHEAIAVADMPTVHVLNGQCLEALVQSLCFARGDLALKAVEKGLRLARQNNVTAWNFMLFGQGVFAALTMGNVSVAEYYLKEMEHIVPRTRRFARGHYHYTAAVFHLFCGSPLPAALDAAKALRIAKETGAAFAFPYFAMVLAQACHETEEYEECAQLMDSVDEFIAGSGSKMQEFMWLLYAAYFAIDQGQTAQGLHFLRKGFALGRREGYVNMFWQWRPKMMARLCAVALQNTLETAYARHLIRYRNLALDLSPLEVPHWPWLIRIFTLGHFEIYQEATLIHFARKAQQRPLELLKVLVAVGERGSSEGEVCDLLWPDSDGDRAHSALTTTLSRLRRLLGCSETIVVSNAQISLNSCVCWVDAWSFKQACEQIRKMQESSCQPRDGQGTDEDTARFYLLAKQAMDLYRGHFLPTDLNFSWTISTRERLRSKFYELVTNLGDALEQLEDWTSARRCYLQAMDVDDLQEDICLRLIRCAQRLGRPLEARAAFSRFQERLKAEFNMEVSPVFENLGKELGLAGVHNPSKYPLPRSP